CGTAAGAAGCGATGGAAACGTGGCGTCTTTTCTTCTAGCACCTGTTCAAAGGCATTGGCGATACAGAGTTGGCGATTAACCACAACAGGATGACCATGCCGGACTCCCATCCGCTGGGGCTTGACTACCTTTTTATGGCCACCAGCCGCAACCGTACAGAGATAATGCTCATCAATGATGAGATTCTGAGGAGGGATCTTTTGCGAGAAGGCCCAGTCTGCTGTATTGGTCCAGGCCTTGATCATGGAATCTGGTTGTTGCCCAAAGAGCATGAGAATGAGGACGACGAGAGCCAGCGTCGGAAGGGCAAGCAGAACCGCTAGCCAAGGCCAGTTACGTGACTTGTTTAAGAGCTGATGGAAATACTGAAGCAGACGATTCTCATAGGTGATCTCTGTTCGATCTTCTTGCCACTCCTTGATACGAACCCATAAGAGATTTATGGAATAGATCAGTAAGAAAAAGGTGTGAAAACTTGCTACCTGCAGCTGATTATCAAAAACTAATAAGAGAACCACTCCCCCCAGAATGCCACTAATACAGAAGATATTAGCTAATGGAGAGAGGGAATTCGCATCCCGATAGGTATAGGTGATCAAGGCTAGCAAGGTGAGAGCAGCAAAGGTGAAGAAGGTTGGATATGCGCCAGACCAGATCAGGGCGTGCTTCTGCGAATTAACCAGGGGTTCACTCCAATCGTAAAAGGTCATCTCTTTCACGATGAAAATGAAAATCGCTTCTAGAAAGCAACCAAAGAGACCAAACCAAAGAACGATTGTTGGCTGTTTCTTTTTCTTTTTGACAGGCTCAGGACTCGGTGATTCAGTTGTGAATGCGTCTTCTTCTCCCTTCTCTGGTCCTCTCTCTTCAAACAGATCCGGATCTTTGAGAGCTTCTTCCTCTGCTTCCTTAAACTGGATGCTGGACCACCGCCCGATCCCATAGATGATGACAAAAATATTGGGTACAAAAAGGGCTAAGGTCACACCATAGGGCAAGATCTCCATGGTGAAGGCAATGATCTCCCAAACACTAAATTGAATGAATGGATCCGATATTGCGTAGAACGACTGACTAATGACAAAATAGATGTAAAAGGCCAATAGAATCAAAGCATTGGTCACAAAATTGATCTGTAACAGACCGGCTGTAAAATGGGTTTCCAATTCCTTATCCTTTTTCTTATACCAGGAAACGAGTTTTTTCATAAGATCTCCTCAATCCTTTTTTTACCATTCTATCAATCAAATCTCTCCTTGAGCAAGGCAAAACTGTATTTCTCCATCAAAATCAGTCCCCAGATGTAGATTTTGTTTCCAATCTTCTATTTTTTAACTATTTGATCTAGCCTAATTTCTATTACCTCCCTCAGCCTGCGTTATTCTCTGATACAGTCCTTGAAAAACCACATTTTACGGGAAAAACGCGCTTTTTTATGTTAAAATAAAAGCATGAGAATACAACAATTACAATACATTATCAAAATCGTCGAAACCGGCTCTATGAATGAGGCCGCAAAACAACTCTTCATCACGCAACCTAGCCTTTCCAATGCCGTTAAGGACTTGGAAAATGAGATGGGGATTGAAATCTTTATCCGAAATCCTAAAGGGATCACTTTGACCCGCGATGGGATGGAGTTTCTCTCTTATGCCCGCCAGGTGGTGGAGCAGATCGACCTCTTGTCCGAGCGCTATAAAAATCCTGTGGGTTCTCGTGAGCTTTTCAGCGTCTCTTCACAGCACTATGCCTTCGTGGTTGAGGCCTTCGTTTCACTATTGAAGAAAAGCGACATGGAAAAATACGAGCTCTTCCTACGGGAGACGCGGACTTGGGAGATCATCGATGACGTCAAGAATTTCCGAAGCGAGGTTGGCGTACTCTTTTTAAATAGCTACAACCGGGATGTCCTCTCTAAGATGCTGGATGATAATCACCTGATTGCCACCCACCTCTTTACTGCGCAACCTCATATCTTTGTCAGCAAGACCAATCCTCTTGCCAAGAAGGAGATCGTCCACTTGTCAGATCTGGAAGATTTCCCATACCTTAGCTATGACCAAGGGACCCACAACTCCTTCTACTTCTCAGAAGAGATTCTCTCTCAAGAGCATCATAAGAAATCCATCGTCGTCAGTGACCGGGCGACCCTCTTTAATCTCTTGATTGGTCTGGATGGCTACACCATTGCGACCGGGATTCTCAACAGCAATCTCAACGGAGATAACATCGTCTCCATTCCCCTTGATATCGAAGACCCGATCGAGCTGGTCTACATCAAACATGAAAAAACAGCCCTCTCAAAAATGGGAGAAAAATTCATCGAGTACTTGCTTGAGGAAGTGAAGTTTGATAAATAAAAAAGGAGGCTGGGACAAAAGTCCTAGCCTCTCAATTATTTTTGGATTGTCGAGCAAGACGCAGTGGTTGAGTGGGCTCTACTACGCTGATTTCATCAGCTTTTACAGCCCTACTCAACTGTGCGGAGGTGGGACGACGAAATCGAATTCTAACGAATGACCGATTTCTGTCCCACTCTCTTTTTATTGTCTTAATTGTGAAAATACTTGGCCAATTTTTCCTTCGATGACCAGGTCTGCTTGCTTGTCTTGTGGGATACTGGTTTTATTGATGACAACCAGCTTCTTCCCTCGGAAATACTGGATCAAGCTAGCTGCTGGGTAGACCACAAGAGAGGTACCACCGATAATCAGCAAATCAGCCTCTTGGATGGCTTGGGCTGCTTGGCTAAAGACGTCCATATCGAGAGGTTCCTCGTAAAGCGTCACATCAGGCTTGACCACCTTGCTGCAGTCCAGACAGTGTGGAACCGGGCCTTCCAAAGCTAGAAAGGCCTCCAAATCATAAAATCGCTGGCAACCCGTACAGTAATTGCAGTCGGCACTGCCATGGAGCTTCAAAACTTTTTTAGAACCAGCCATTTCATGGAGACTATCGATATTTTGTGTCACCACTGCCTTGAGCTTACCGGTCTCTTCAAGCCGAGCCAGATACCGATGGGCTGTATTGGGCTTGGCATCTGGGTAGAGCAAGTACTTCTTATAAAAGTCGAAAAAGTCCTCTGGATAGCGCTCAAACATGGTGTGGGAGACCAGTTGCTCAGCTGTCAAATGCCGTCCCACCTGAACACTATAGACCCCATCTGAGCTTCGAAAATCTGGAATATTTGACTCCGTGGAAACTCCTGCCCCTCCGAAAAACACGATCCGTTGACTCTGATCAATCATCTCCTGTAGTTGAGCAATCTTATCCATCTACTTCTCCTTTAGTAGCTCTTCCATGACAGCATTGGCCTGATCAAAATAAAAGTTAGCTTGATCATAATGGATGCCTGTGTAGCTTGCAAGGTCAATCAAATTCTTCATAAAATCCTGAGAAGAAAAACCCGTCGTCCGGTGGAGCTCTTCCTCATCAAAGGGCTTAATCAAATGGGCTAAGGGGTTGCGAACTGATTTTTCTAACTCCCGCAATTGTTGGGCCGCAACTTTGACGCTATCTGGCAAGTCCAACTGCACAATCAACTCCGTCAAACTGGATGAATTGACCACACTTTCGCTGTGGAATTGTTGCAGGATAGGGTTGTCAGACGCATGCAGGCTCTCAAACTTCCAACGGTCATAACTCGATTCTTTGGAATTATGGATATAGTTGGTAATATCAGGAATTTTCAACTGAATCAATCGCATAAAGATCCGATAGATGGCTGGGCTAACGGCACGAACAAAGTCAATAATCTGCTCATTTCGCAACTTCGCCTCTAAGTCATAAAGGTAGTTGGCCAACTGCTCATCTTCTGGATCCTCATGCCAAAAGAGCTGAAAACCAGTCGCTTCTAGCAACTCGGTTCTCAACTTTTGATTCATGACAGGTTGGATATTGAGTTCTCGACGCTCAGCCATTAACTGCAGTAAACTTACCAACAAATCCGGTACTTCTTCCTGCTGCTTGATAGAGCGCAGAGCCCGGCTGTAGTGATAATTTTGGAGGTCGTAGAGCCATTCATCATGAAAGAATTTTGCCATTAGTCTGCAATCAAGGTCTCAAGACCAACTTTCATCATGTCTGTGAAAGTGTTTTGACGTTCTTCAGCGGTTGTGTCCTCATCAGGATTGACCAAGCTATCAGAAATGGTCATAATGGCAAGGGCATCCACATGGTGTTGAGCAGCAAGATAGTAAAGGGCTGCTGCTTCCATTTCAACAGCCTTCACTCCCCACTTACCAAGTTCGATGTTCTTTTCACCATAGTTTGAATAGAAGACATCTGATGACAAGACATTGCCGACGTGAGTCGTCATACCAAGGTCTTTGGCAATGTGGTAAGCCTTGTCTAAAAGATCAAAGCTAGCGATTTGAGGGAAATCGTATTGAGGCCAGTCGTTGCGGATGATGTTTGAGTTGGTTGCGGCAGCTTGTGCCAAGACCAATTCACGAACATGCACATCCTCGTTCAAAGAACCAGCCGTTCCCACACGGATCAATTTCTTCACGCCATAGTCCACGATCAACTCACGCGCATAGATAGAGATGGATGGCATCCCCATTCCAGTCCCCATGACAGATACACGGTGACCCTTGTAGGTACCGGTGTAACCAAACATGTTACGGACTTCGTTGAAGCAGACAGCGTCTTCAAGGAAATTCTCAGCAATAAATTTCGCACGAAGAGGATCCCCAGGAAGAAGAATTTTATCAGCAATTTCACCCTGCTTAGCAGCAATATGGATAGACATAGTTTATGATACAAAGAGCGACCAGAAAGCGACTGAAAATTAGGAATCTGACGAGAAATCCTGATTTCTCAGTCAGATTATTTATTTTCCGAGCTTTCCGCTCGTGTTCAAATTAGAACACATGCTCTACCTTTCTTTTTTATTTTTTAGAATAGGCATTAAAGAGGCAAAGTAAAAATAGGAAACTGACGACGCATCGCAGATGCTAGACAGTTTATCTTTTTTACACAGTTCTCCGCCCGTATTCAGTTCAGCGAATACGGTAAACCCATCCTTTCTTTTTTTATTGAGTAATTAGGAGAGCTTTCCGCTCGTGTTCAAATTAGAACACATGCTCTACCTTTCTTTTTTATTTATTTTGTTAATGAATCCAAAAACGCATAGAGTTTGGCATTCATTTCTCGATAATCGTAAGCACGAATGGCTTGAGGGTTTTGAACAAAGGTCAATTTTTGACTTTGTTCTTCCAAAACAGCTTCACCGTCAGCAGCAATCAAGAGATCAACTGCTTCTGGATCAAATTCCAAGTGGGCTTGGAAGGCATAATGTTTAGGACTAAAGCGAATAATCTGACGCGGACACCCTTGACTAGTCGCAAGAACGACAGCATCCTCTGTCAATCCTGGCATATCACCATGCCAGTGACCGGTTTCAAGAGTTTCTCCAAACTCACCGACATGCGGATCTTTGAGTCCTTCAGACGTCAAGGTCACTGGATAAACCCCAATCTCACGTTCCGGACTGTGCTCATACTTCGCTCCATAGGCAACAGACAAGAGCTGGGCACCAAGACAGACCCCAACAATATAACGATCAGCCTTCATGGCCTTTTGAATCAGTTCGATCTCTGCCTGAGGATCGTAGTATGGAAAAGCTTCTCGATCTTCATCTGGCGATTGAGGTCCTCCCATCACAATTAAGAAGTCAATCTCATCCACTGTCTCTGGTAGGGCTTCGTTTTCATAGACTTTAGTCGTGGTCACTTGATGGCCACGCTCCTGTGCCCATTTTAGATAAGCGCCCGGCACTTCAAAGGTTTCATGCAGTACAAAATGTACCTTCATCGTTTCTTCTCCCATCTCTTTCGAATCACGTATGACAGACCAGCCGCAAGTACAAGCGGGATTGTCAAACTCCAAGCTTGGCCTGTAAATCCAAGGCTCAGGGCAATGGCTGTCAGAGGAGCTTCTAGGGTCGTCCCTAAAAAGACGGTCGCTCCTAGTAACATCCCTATAGCTGGATCCAGATGAATCCCAAGGACTGTCAAAAGCAAGGTCACTAGATAGCCAGATCCAATTCCTAAGGCAAATGATGGTGTCAAGGTCCCTCCATAGGCACCATTGCGCAATAGGAGGTAAACCAGAAGCCCCTTCACTGCAAGGGTCAGTGGAAGATAAGGAATCGACTGGCTAGACAAGAGGGCTTGCGCCAGTACCTGGCCATTTCCCATAAAGATAGGGAAAAAGGCTACTAGGCTCCCCAGCACTAGAAAGGCTAGAGGAAGAGCCCAAAGAATCGTCCCATCCTTCCGCCGTTTGTGACTAGCCCGCTTGGCGAGGAAAGCAAAGACCAGAGCCAAGGGAGTGACCAAGAAAGCAATCACAATAGCCTGTAAGAAGCTGCTAGCCGACCATGAGACTGCGGACAATTGATAAATGGCCTCATGACCAACGATGGACTGAGCGACCCAGGTGGCCAGATAAGTACTGGTCAAAACCAGTAGAAAGTTCTGCCAACTGTAGGCGAGCCCTAAGGTCTCAAAGACAAACAAGCTACTGGCAAAGGGGACCTGATAGACCGCAGCCAAACCAGCTCCAGCCCCACAGGCGATCAAGACTTTTCGCTCTTTGAGAGCTAGTGAGAACCCCTTCGCCAAACGACCAGCTAGAAGAGCCCCGACCTCACGTGGGGCTCCTTCTTTTCCGACCGATGCTCCTGCTCCAACAATTGCCACCTGCATCCCTGCATGAAGGAGGTGGGCTAAGGGCGCTGGATCCCTGTCTCCAGCTAAGTCAATTTGCTGGCGAATAGACAGGATCTGATAACGCTTTTGCAGGACATACCAGAAGCCAGCTGCCAAGCACCCAGTCACACACAAAACCAGAAATCTACGGAGACCTCCTGCTTCTTGAAATTGCTGGAGCAAATCCGACTTATCTTGACCAAAGGCCAGCCCTTGCACCCCTTTTAGTAGATAATGACAGGCAATTCCGACCAGGCCCGTCCCAATCCCTAATAATAAGGTGGCTAGAAGCAACCTCAGCCCGTAGGGCAGACTTTGGAGTCGTACTTTCATTGGATTAGAGTTCAGCAAGAATCGCTTTTAGCAACCCTTTGAAGTCGCCTTTGACGCGCTCTGTCACTTCCACTACTTCTTCGTGGTTGAGCTCTTCTTGGAAACCAGCCGCAAAGTTGGTAATACATGAAATACCAAGAACCTTCAAACCAGAGTGTGCTGCAATGATGACTTCCGGAACGGTTGACATTCCGACAGCATCTGCGCCAAGTGTCTTAAACGCACGGATTTCAGCTGGAGTTTCATAAGTTGGACCAGTCACACCGATATAAACCCCATCATCCAACTTGATACCCAATTTGTCTGCTACTTTATGAGCAGTCTCACGATATTCTGGAGTGTAGGCTTTTGACATATCTGGGAAACGTGGACCAAAGTCATCCAAGTTTTCACCGATCAATGGGTTTTGACCAGTCATGTTGATATGGTCTGTGATAGCCATCAAAGTACCAGGACCAAAGCCGATACCACCAGCAGCGTTGGTAACAAGAACCCCTTCACATCCTAAAACTTTCATGACACGAACTGGGAAAGTCACCACTTCTAGTGGGTTTCCTTCGTAGAAATGGAAACGTCCTTGAAGGGCCAAAACCTTACGTCCAGCAAGATCACCGTAGACCAATTTACCAGCATGGCCGACAACCGTTGAACGACCCCAGTTTGGAATTTCAGAGTAGTCTACTACGACTGGATTTTCGATTTCTTCAGCCAATTCTCCAAGACCTGATCCAAGGATCAAGCCAAACTCAGGTGCTTCCATTCCTTTGCCTTTCAAAAAAGCAGCTGTTTCATTGATTTTTGCTAATAATGTCATTGCATATCTCCTTTATGATTTCCTTAAAAATTGGCCAATTTTGTCAAATGTATTGGCATTGCGAATGGTCAACAGACGGTAATCCGGCATCTTGAGGACTTGTCTGTGGTAAGCGGTCTTAGTATAGGTTTCTTCCGAGTATTTACCCCAGTAGATCCCAAGGCTTCCACGATGGATGATTTCATCACCGAGCGAAAAAGAGGAAACCAGCTCCCAGACAGCATCCTGATCAAGGCCTTCTGTGTAAAAGAGAACATCCTTGCGGGCCAGATCCTCCTGCCACCATGTTGGTAGAGCAGCGAGATCTTGCGCATAGTCCTCAGCTGAAAAGAGAGAAAAAGACTGGATAAAAGGATAGTGATCACGAAAGAAATGTCCCAGCAAATCTACCAATTCTGCTTTAGAAGCAGCAGATTCAAAGAAGACATTGCCACTATTGATGTAGGTCTCTACCCCATCCAGCCCGATCGTTTGGAGCTCCTCTCGAAACTCTGCCATCACGACCTTGTTTTTCCCGCCAACATTGATCCCTCTTACGAGGAGAGCGAAGCGTGTCATCTTAGTTCAATTTGTCTAAGAAGCTTTCACCGATCATGGCTTTTTCAACACCAAAGTTCTCAGCAATCGTTGCAGAGATATCAGAGAAATATCCTACTGGAATCACACCATTGCCCTTGAAGGATGGGCTATAAGCCAAGAATGGAATGTATTCACGCGTATGGTCTGTACCAGCGTAGGTTGGGTCATTCCCGTGGTCTGCAGTAATCATCAAGAGGTCATCTTCACGCATGCCTGCAATGATTTCTGGCAAGCGTTCATCAAATTCATGCAAGCAATCGCGGTAGCCGTGAGCATTGCGACGGTGACCGTAAAGAGCATCAAAGTCTACCAAGTTGGTAAATGAGAAGCCTTCTTGGAACTCAGGAAGTCCCATGGTCTTAATCAAGGTATCCATACCGTGGCTATTTGATTTGTTGTGGCCCATATCGTGGTTGATACCAGCTCCGTTAAAGATGTCGTTGATCTTACCAACTGCATAAGTATCGATACCTGCTTCATTCAACTTGTCCAAAACAGTTGGCGCAAATGGTGAAACAGCCAAGTCACGACGGTTGGCTGTCCGTGTGAAGTTTCCTGGTTCCCCAACATAAGGACGCGCAATGATTCGACCAAGAAGAGCTGGACGTTCCAAAGTGATGGAACGAGCGTATTCACAGATACGGTAGAGTTCATCCAAAGGAATGATGTCTTCGTGGGCTGCGATTTGAAGAACTGGGTCAGCTGATGTATAAATGATCAACTCGCCAGTTTCCATTTGACGTGGTCCAAAGTCATCGATGACCGCTGTACCAGAATAAGGCATGTTAGCTTCACGGATGACCTTACGTCCTGAGAATTCTTCAATCTTTGTAATAATTTCTTCAGGGAAACCATTCCAGAAGGTATCAAACGGTTCTGTAATGTTGAGCCCCATGATTTCCCAGTGACCAGTCATGGTGTCTTTCCCAAGAGAGACTTCTTGCAATTTTGTCGCATAGCCAGTTGGATTGCTTTCAGCTGGCACAGTCTTCAATGGTACTTCACGAGGAATATTTCCAAGACCGATTTTGGCCATATTTGGTACATTCAAACCGACAGTTTTAGAGATGTGGCCCAAAGTATCAGATGCTCCATCTGGAACACCTGCATTGACAAAGTTATTGGCATCTGGTGCAGCACCGATCCCAACTGAATCCAGCACAACTAAGTGCATGCGTTTAAATTTTGACATATACTGCCTCTTTCCTTTATTAAACTAGCTATATTATACCATATCCCTATAAGAAGAGAGCCGTTGTTTGATCCGAGGCTGGGACAAAAGTCCTAGCCTCTCAATTGTTTTTGGATTGTCGAGCAAGACGCAGTGGTTGAGTGGGCTCTACTACGCTGATTTCATCAGCTTTTACAGCCCTACTCAACTGTGCGGAGGTGGGACGACGAAATCGAATTCTAACGAATTACCGATTTCTGTCCCACTCTCTATTTTTCTATGATGACAGGGCCATCTGGTGTCCCTACAATCACTTTTGAAATCATGTTCAAGAATAAACCGTGCTCGACAACCCCGACGGTATGATCCAATTCATTGGCTAGAGCTTCTGCATCCTCGATCACCTTAAGATCCAAGTCAATGATGAAGTTGCCTTGGTCGGTTACAAAACGTTGATCATCCGCGAGACGGAAAGCAGGATGGTAGCCTTTTTGCTCAAAGTGACGGAAAAGATTTTCAGCCCCGTATTGCACTACTTCCACTGGAAGTTTGAAAGCCCCAAGAGTTGCGACTTGTTTGGATTCATCCACGATCCAAATGCAATCTTTCGAATTGGTTGCGACGATCTTTTCCATGAGGAGAGCACCACCGCCACCTTTGATCCCGTTCAATTGAGGATCCACTTCATCTGCGCCATCCACTGTCACATCGACCAATTCGACATCGTCGATAGCCTTGAGCGGGATGCCTAAACTTTCAGCCTGATCATAGGTCACACTCGACGTTGTGACAGCTGTGATCTGCAAGCCTTCTTCTTTGATGCGACGACCCAATTCAGCCACAAAATAATAAGCAGTTGACCCTGTACCGAGACCGACAATCATGCCGTCTTTGACAAACTCAGCCGCTTTAATTCCTACCTGTTCTTTTAGGTTTACCATCATAGACCTCCTTTTATATTCTATTACAGTATAGCATATTCTGTAAGAGATTTCACTAATTAATTGAAACCCTTTCCAAGTTTTAGTTTTAAAAGCAAAACCTTGCCCGTCCGCTGACTTTACGATAGAATAGAGATGAATCTACAGGAAAAGAGAAATGACATGATTACTAAAGAATTTGATACCATTGCTGCCATCTCGACTCCTCTTGGTGAGGGGGCGATCGGGATCGTCCGCTTGAGCGGGACAGACAGCTTTGCCATTGCGCAAAAGATCTTCAAAGGGAAAGATTTAAGCAAGGTCGCTAGCCACACCCTCAACTACGGTCATATCGTAGATCCAGATAAGGACGAGATTCTTGACGAAGTCATGGTGGGAGCCATGCGCTCGCCGAAGACTTTTACCCGTGAAGACATCATCGAGATCAATACCCACGGCGGGATTGCTGTGACCAATGAAATCCTGCAATTGGTCATTCGTGAAGGCGCTCGATTAGCTGAGCCTGGTGAATTTACCAAGCGGGCCTTTCTAAACGGTCGGGTCGATTTAACCCAGGCCGAAGCCGTCATGGACATTATTCGCGCTAAGACCGACAAGGCCATGAACATCGCCGTGAAGCAACTAGATGGTTCCCTCTCTGATCTCATCAACAACACGCGCCAAGAGATCCTCAATACCCTGGCCCAGGTTGAAGTCAATATCGACTATCCTGAGTACGATGATGTCGAAGAAGCAACCACTGAGATCATCCGTGAAAAGACCAGTGAATTTGAAGCCCTCTTGACCAACCTCCTCAAGACTGCCCGCCGTGGAAAGATCTTGCGTGAAGGGATTTCTACTGCTATCATCGGTCGTCCAAACGTTGGCAAGTCTAGCCTCCTCAATAATCTTCTTCGCGAAGAAAAAGCCATTGTTACCGATATCGAAGGGACCACCCGTGACGTTATCGAGGAATACGTCAACATCAACGGGGTTCCCCTCAAATTGGTCGATACAGCCGGTATCCGTGAGACCGAAGACATCGTTGAGCAAATCGGTGTCGAACGGTCGAAAAAAGCCCTCAAGGAAGCCGATCTAGTCCTCCTCGTTCTCAATGCTAGCGAGCCCTTGACCGATCAAGACCGCCAACTCCTTGAAATCTCTCAAGATAGCAACCGCATCATTCTCCTCAATAAGGTCGACCTCCCAGAGAAGATCGAAATCGACCAACTGCCGGAAGATCATATCAAGATTTCCGTTCTGAAAAACCAAAACATCGATCAAATTGAAGACCGGATCAATGCCCTCTTCTTCGAAAATGCTGGGCTGGTTGAGCAAGATGCGACTTATCTTTCTAATGCTCGTCACATCTCCCTCATCGAGAAAGCTGTTGAAAGCCTGCAAGCGGTCAACGAAGGCTTGGCCCTCGGTATGCCGGTAGACTTGCTTCAAGTCGACCTCACCCGCACCTGGGAAATTCTCGGAGAAATCACTGGGGATGCTGCACCAGATGAGCTCATCACCCAACTCTTCAGCCAGTTCTGTCTTGGAAAATAACAAAAATGCGTATGTGTCCAAACATACGCATTCTTTTTTTGTTTTATTTTGCTTGTTCTAATCGCTCGACGTCTTGATAAGCTTGGTAGATTAGGAAGAGCCCCGTAGCATTCAAGACTGGAATCGCAATCGGCAACTCGGTCACGATTTGTGAGAAGGGTGAATTGCCAACAAAATGGAGTCCAAACCCTGCTACTAAATATCCCCAGCCTGATAGACGTAGATCCTTGCGTCCTCTGCTTGCTTGGACAATCAAGAAGAGCCCCAGCATAACAAGGCCTGTGTAAACCCAGTGAGACATGGGCGCATTGGCCACACGACCGAGAATCCCTGACACCGTGTAAGAGAAACCTCCTGGCAGGTCCTGACGGATATAGGCAAAGTCCTCGACGATCTGGAAACCAAGACCAGAGGCAATAGCCAAGAGGAAGATCGACTTGATGCGACGGACACTGAACAAATAGAGGACAAAGAAGATGGGAATCAACTTAAATGGTTCCTCAAAGAGGGGCGCAGCGATGGCACTCTCGTACTGGTTCCAAAAGTCGCTATTTGGAGCGATCGCTTGAATCATGTCATGGAAATAGGTATTGGCAAAGCTAGACAACCAACCGGCAACAAAGCCCCCTCCTAATAAAGAAAAGAGAACCGGTACCCAAGACAACTTCCACTTCTTCGCAAAATGAAAGAGAGCCCAAACAGCAGGAAGTGCATAAACCAAAAGGATCAGGGTAGAAAGTCCCACAATCCCGTACTGACTACCAGACATCCAGCCTTCTGTCAGTGACTGGGTCTCATAGGCTAGGCCGATCGCTAGCAAGAGTAAATAGAGAAACAAAATCGATTTGCGTTTCATAAAAGACCTTTCTAAAGTGAAATGAAAAAGGCTGGAAGCCCAGTCTTTTCCGAGTAATATCATTGTAACAGGATCAGCTTAAAAAAACAATAAATGTGGATTAGTGAGAAAAATGTAAAACGTAGATGGCGACAAATGGTTGACTAAATTTAGTTACTTAATCACCAACGCTCCATTTTCCTCCGTCGCC
The Streptococcus parasanguinis genome window above contains:
- a CDS encoding DUF6688 domain-containing protein, encoding MKKLVSWYKKKDKELETHFTAGLLQINFVTNALILLAFYIYFVISQSFYAISDPFIQFSVWEIIAFTMEILPYGVTLALFVPNIFVIIYGIGRWSSIQFKEAEEEALKDPDLFEERGPEKGEEDAFTTESPSPEPVKKKKKQPTIVLWFGLFGCFLEAIFIFIVKEMTFYDWSEPLVNSQKHALIWSGAYPTFFTFAALTLLALITYTYRDANSLSPLANIFCISGILGGVVLLLVFDNQLQVASFHTFFLLIYSINLLWVRIKEWQEDRTEITYENRLLQYFHQLLNKSRNWPWLAVLLALPTLALVVLILMLFGQQPDSMIKAWTNTADWAFSQKIPPQNLIIDEHYLCTVAAGGHKKVVKPQRMGVRHGHPVVVNRQLCIANAFEQVLEEKTPRFHRFLRRNYDRYGYPFAKHIKKKWAMDLIYYLMKPLEWVFLLVLYLVDRKPENRIAMQYIKPIPEDFDPKKSS
- a CDS encoding LysR family transcriptional regulator — protein: MRIQQLQYIIKIVETGSMNEAAKQLFITQPSLSNAVKDLENEMGIEIFIRNPKGITLTRDGMEFLSYARQVVEQIDLLSERYKNPVGSRELFSVSSQHYAFVVEAFVSLLKKSDMEKYELFLRETRTWEIIDDVKNFRSEVGVLFLNSYNRDVLSKMLDDNHLIATHLFTAQPHIFVSKTNPLAKKEIVHLSDLEDFPYLSYDQGTHNSFYFSEEILSQEHHKKSIVVSDRATLFNLLIGLDGYTIATGILNSNLNGDNIVSIPLDIEDPIELVYIKHEKTALSKMGEKFIEYLLEEVKFDK
- a CDS encoding NAD-dependent protein deacylase, with the translated sequence MDKIAQLQEMIDQSQRIVFFGGAGVSTESNIPDFRSSDGVYSVQVGRHLTAEQLVSHTMFERYPEDFFDFYKKYLLYPDAKPNTAHRYLARLEETGKLKAVVTQNIDSLHEMAGSKKVLKLHGSADCNYCTGCQRFYDLEAFLALEGPVPHCLDCSKVVKPDVTLYEEPLDMDVFSQAAQAIQEADLLIIGGTSLVVYPAASLIQYFRGKKLVVINKTSIPQDKQADLVIEGKIGQVFSQLRQ
- the deoD gene encoding purine-nucleoside phosphorylase, with the protein product MSIHIAAKQGEIADKILLPGDPLRAKFIAENFLEDAVCFNEVRNMFGYTGTYKGHRVSVMGTGMGMPSISIYARELIVDYGVKKLIRVGTAGSLNEDVHVRELVLAQAAATNSNIIRNDWPQYDFPQIASFDLLDKAYHIAKDLGMTTHVGNVLSSDVFYSNYGEKNIELGKWGVKAVEMEAAALYYLAAQHHVDALAIMTISDSLVNPDEDTTAEERQNTFTDMMKVGLETLIAD
- a CDS encoding type 1 glutamine amidotransferase, with product MKVHFVLHETFEVPGAYLKWAQERGHQVTTTKVYENEALPETVDEIDFLIVMGGPQSPDEDREAFPYYDPQAEIELIQKAMKADRYIVGVCLGAQLLSVAYGAKYEHSPEREIGVYPVTLTSEGLKDPHVGEFGETLETGHWHGDMPGLTEDAVVLATSQGCPRQIIRFSPKHYAFQAHLEFDPEAVDLLIAADGEAVLEEQSQKLTFVQNPQAIRAYDYREMNAKLYAFLDSLTK
- a CDS encoding chloride channel protein; translated protein: MKVRLQSLPYGLRLLLATLLLGIGTGLVGIACHYLLKGVQGLAFGQDKSDLLQQFQEAGGLRRFLVLCVTGCLAAGFWYVLQKRYQILSIRQQIDLAGDRDPAPLAHLLHAGMQVAIVGAGASVGKEGAPREVGALLAGRLAKGFSLALKERKVLIACGAGAGLAAVYQVPFASSLFVFETLGLAYSWQNFLLVLTSTYLATWVAQSIVGHEAIYQLSAVSWSASSFLQAIVIAFLVTPLALVFAFLAKRASHKRRKDGTILWALPLAFLVLGSLVAFFPIFMGNGQVLAQALLSSQSIPYLPLTLAVKGLLVYLLLRNGAYGGTLTPSFALGIGSGYLVTLLLTVLGIHLDPAIGMLLGATVFLGTTLEAPLTAIALSLGFTGQAWSLTIPLVLAAGLSYVIRKRWEKKR
- a CDS encoding purine-nucleoside phosphorylase, producing MTLLAKINETAAFLKGKGMEAPEFGLILGSGLGELAEEIENPVVVDYSEIPNWGRSTVVGHAGKLVYGDLAGRKVLALQGRFHFYEGNPLEVVTFPVRVMKVLGCEGVLVTNAAGGIGFGPGTLMAITDHINMTGQNPLIGENLDDFGPRFPDMSKAYTPEYRETAHKVADKLGIKLDDGVYIGVTGPTYETPAEIRAFKTLGADAVGMSTVPEVIIAAHSGLKVLGISCITNFAAGFQEELNHEEVVEVTERVKGDFKGLLKAILAEL
- a CDS encoding DUF1697 domain-containing protein, with the protein product MTRFALLVRGINVGGKNKVVMAEFREELQTIGLDGVETYINSGNVFFESAASKAELVDLLGHFFRDHYPFIQSFSLFSAEDYAQDLAALPTWWQEDLARKDVLFYTEGLDQDAVWELVSSFSLGDEIIHRGSLGIYWGKYSEETYTKTAYHRQVLKMPDYRLLTIRNANTFDKIGQFLRKS